The following coding sequences lie in one Drosophila sulfurigaster albostrigata strain 15112-1811.04 chromosome 2R, ASM2355843v2, whole genome shotgun sequence genomic window:
- the LOC133838776 gene encoding uncharacterized protein LOC133838776: MKTKRKQFASNAVFKKRCLWDQQHKLYHNRHIVDQNWNDISKELNVDAMSLKKKWKQLRDTFRVELRKFPPERSGDAGPESLNEMCSQWTHFESMKFIKDQIKCRQSSGNLSRPQSYENVSINAFEDSTIGDTELSVDIEAPHSANKETPQYDEESNISTFEVDTSTPQHHAPKKLKRRHDNIEGEILEIEKKKLELLDQKNKSRIPADDEDMAFFVSLLPHVRKMDPQTKLLCRMDMQRSVYNYAYNVGRSFQATSISVPSPTVFESSSTAFSDNALSPQDPMQYVSSGNVVTFSNL; this comes from the exons atgaagacgaaACGCAAGCAATTCGCTTCAAACG CTGTGTTTAAAAAACGTTGTTTATGGGATCAGCAACATAAACTTTACCACAATAGGCATATTGTTGATCAAAATTGGAATGATATTTCAAAGGAATTGAATGTTGATG CCATGtctttgaaaaaaaaatggaaacaattAAGGGATACATTTCGAGTCGAATTGAGGAAATTTCCACCGGAACGTTCTGGCGACGCTGGACCTGAGTCGCTCAACGAGATGTGTTCTCAATGGACTCATTTTGAGTCCATGAAGTTCATTAAGGACCAGATAAAGTGCCGCCAGTCTTCCGGAAATTTGAGTCGCCCTCAATCATATGAAAATGTAAGCATTAATGCTTTCGAAGACTCAACTATTGGAGATACAGAGTTGAGTGTAGATATAGAGGCGCCGCATAGTGCGAATAAAGAGACGCCGCAGTATGATGAGGAAAGCAACATTAGTACTTTTGAGGTTGACACATCCACCCCACAACATCATGCtccaaaaaaactaaaacgacGCCATGACAACATTGAGGGTGAAATCCTcgaaatagagaaaaaaaaattggaactTTTggaccaaaaaaataaatccagGATTCCAGCAGACGACGAGGATATGGCGTTTTTTGTTAGCTTATTGCCACACGTGCGGAAAATGGATCCGCAAACTAAACTTTTATGCCGCATGGACATGCAAAGATCTGTGTACAACTATGCGTACAACGTAGGGCGCTCTTTTCAGGCTACTAGCATTTCCGTACCATCACCGACTGTTTTTGAGTCTTCTTCAACAGCATTTTCGGATAATGCATTATCCCCACAAGACCCGATGCAATACGTTTCATCAGGAAACGTtgttacattttcaaatttataa